Genomic DNA from Equus quagga isolate Etosha38 chromosome 10, UCLA_HA_Equagga_1.0, whole genome shotgun sequence:
GAAAATAGCTGCCTCTGAGCCTTACCTAAAATGGCCACATGGCCCAGGCCCAGTGTGTGACTGTGATTTCTCATGAGAAGAACATGTGAGATCTTGAGCAAGGTCCCTTCTCAAGAGGCCAACCCTTAGTGAGCTACCTAGGTGCTGCCTAGAGCACCTGAGTGGTTCAGGAAAGGATGAGAATACTGGGCCAAGACATTCAGAAGGAGCCAGGGGCCTTGCAAGACTGCTGTAAATACCCTTCAACAAAGTTGGCCTCCTCTACAATCTTACCCTATTATACCTTGCCTAGATCTGTCCATGGTAAAGTTTCCAAGGAAATATTGTAGGGAGGGACCCTGGGGACTGAGTAggtgggcaggggaaggggctgaGGGGCTGCAGCCTGCTCTCTGAGTGAGAATTAAACAAACGGCCCAGTGTGGATAGAGTGAGGGAAGGTTACATGAGACagacataaaatataaagtcCCAAACCACTGTGGTCATTCAGAAATGTTTGCAACTTTTCACAAGAGCAGTGGTATTACTCCCAATTTCCTggccaaatatttattaaagtaacCAAGGGCTGAGTACATGAGGCTGCCTCACATCAGTGCAGCATCCTACTTTCCTTGCGGCTCTAAACTGTGAGgtactgtcaaaaaaaaaaaactcttccaCACTTGAAATAGCTATGTTACAGAGGAGAGTTGGAACGTGTTCTGGGAGTGGGTGTGTTTGTTTGAGTTCAGTGTGTGCAGAAAAGGCAAGCCTGCACAGCCATTCACACACTTCCCTCCTCAGCGATGGGTACGCAGACAGCCAAGCTTCTGGACTAAATCTCTGAATGGTAATGTACatttataaagattattttcttaactattttcaggcattttataaataatatgcaTGTGTCTGCTGagcgtatatatatatttagtcaacttttgcttgttttctcctGGCTGCTCTTGTGCGGTTACTTATGTGGTATGATTTCTGAGGTGTCAGAAAGAGCTCCCCCCTACCTCTTACCCCAGCCACCCAAAAATATCTCTTGGATTGGCCCACCACAGAGCCTAAAATCCCCACATTgctcaaacattttatttagtcATTGAAAGCAGCTGTTAAAAATCCAAGTGTTACATTAGGATATTAAGCAGACATTATAAATTAAAGATtatgtaaaacagaaaagaatatagagaaattaCTTCTAATATAATGTTAAGTTTCAAAAGAACAATACAAAATGACATACATGGTTTCGGTCAGATGCTGTTCTTAAAATGTCGTGGGTATGTATGACCTAGCTCACGACTATGAGCCTACAGTAAAAGAAAACCAGCACTGTTGGGCAGGTTTTGTTCTGATTTATTTTGGATGAGTGCTTTCCATAGTTTCTGATCCTCAGATCCCCACTCTTTTCACAGTGTATCTGACACCTCCCTTTGCTGAGCTCCGGAGGCCCAGTGACCTCCTGGTAATCAACCTTGGCGGGGCGCAAATACCCACCTCCTGGAAAACTCACATAGCCTAACATCTGCCTGTGAGGAACTTTCAGAAAGACCTCACAAGTACCCACCCAATCTTGTTTGGCAAACCAAGCCCATTTCATCAAAAGATGGTAGAGGACCTAGCAGCCTCTTATATTGCTCTGAAATTGGAGAATGAAATTCTGCAGGCCCAAGTGCAGCAGCTCATGGAAGAAAATGCTGCCCTGCAGGCCCAGATGCCACAGCTCCAGGAGCCCCAAGCAGACAAGGAGGATGAACCACTCCAGAAGCCCTCAGAGGCCCAGGAGCCCCAGAAACCCCCAGAGTCCCTGGATCCCTCAGCAGCTTTGGAGCCCCAAGAGCCTCCAGAGATCGAGGCACCCCAGAAGCCCAAAGAGCCCCAGAAGACCCCAGTGGCCCAGGAGAACCAAAAGCCCTTGGAGCTCCCAGCAGCCCCAGAGTCCCTGGAGCCCCCAGCAACCCGGGAGCCCCAGGCACCTCCAACGGTCCATGGGCTCTCAGCAGCCTGGGAGTCCCAAAAGCCCCCAGAAGTCAAGGAGGCCCAGGAACCCCCAAATACCCAGAAGTCCCAGAATTTAGAGCCCCAGGATCCTTCAAATGCACAGGAGCCCCAGGAGGCACCAGAATGCCAGGAGACCTCAACATACCTGGAGCCCCTTGAGCTTCTTGCTCCCCAGGAGCCTCTGCAGCCTCGAGTGCTCCAGGATCCCCTGGATCCTTCAGATGCCCAGGAGTTCCTAGAGCTTTCAGCACCCCAGGAGTCCCTGGAGGGCCTAATAGCTATCGAAACATCAGCAGCTTCAGTGTTCTCACGGTCTCGCAGGGGGTTAAAGGCTGGAGCTTTCCCTCTAGAATACCCTTTAGCCTGCAGTGGGGATGCCCTGAAGCCTCCTGAGTTCCTGGTTCAATTGAGTAGTTATATGAGAGTCAGAGGGCACCTGTATCCCACCAAAGCAGCCCTGGTGAGCTTTGTTGGCAACCGCTACTCAGGTGAGGCAGGAAAGTGGTTCCAGCCCTTAGTAGATATCCAAAGCCCCCTGCTGGAGCAATTTGAAAGTTTCATACAAGTGCTCCAGGGTACTTGTGACAAGCCAGAAAACATGGAAGGTGCCAACCACAGCATCCGTCAGCTCTGCCAAGGGGACAACCCTGTCCATCAGTATGCAACCCACTTCCCCCTCATTGCTCAGGAGCTAAACTGGGATGAAAGCACTCTCTGCATCCAGTTTCAGGAAGGGCTTGCCAGTTCTAGCCAAGACGAACTGTCTCGCACAAGCCCAGCCACCAATCTATCTGGTTTGATCACCCTGTGCATCAAGCTAGAAGAGAAGCTAAGGGATAAGCCTGATCCAAATAGAGAAGGGGCGAGTCCCTCTGAGGCAAGAGCTGGGCCTGAGAGTCCACCAGCTGAAAACCAGCCTGTGCAGCCTGCAAGCAATCGCCCACACCTCAGTGAAGCTGAACGGGCCCGCCGCCGTGAAGGCCACTTGTGCCTCTACTGTGGTCGTCCTGGTCATTTTGCCAGAGATTGTCCTGTCAAGCCTCATCGTGCCCAGCCGGCGGGAAACATCGAGGCCCGGCGGTAAGGGGGAACCCGGGCGGGCCAATTTACAAATATGCATCCCCCTCACTTCCAATATCCATGTCCCGTACCCTATGGCTTACTGTTGAAATACGACTGGGAAGACGACAGTTCTTTGAGCAAGCAATGGTGGATTCAGGTTCCTACAGAAACAGCATTGACCATTCTGTGGTTCTGCGAGAGAAGCTGCCCATCCGCAATAACATCTTCCCTCTGATGCTTGAAACTGTGGATGGCCGTCCATTGATTAATGGACCCATAACCAAGGAAACACCACCTCTTGAAGTTAAAATTGGAAACCACGTTGAAGAGCTCCAGTTTGACATTATTCACGCACCACGGTACCCTCTGATTCTTGGCATCCATTGGCTGGAAACACATGACCCAAACATTGAGTGGAGTACTCGCACTGTGTCTTTTCCATCCCGTTATTGTCACTACAATTGCTTCAGGCGTAGGTGGAATAGAAGACGTCGTGATGAAATAATTGCTGGGTAGGTCCTGTGTCCTAGTGACTGCTCCTAGCCACCTGCCTTTCATTACCTCAGCTATCATTAGCATTTGCTGCTCCCAGAATCTTCCACTGAATCTCTGGCAATGAACTAAGGCTACCTGTACAACAACACTGCCTCGCGGATCATGGACTGAACCTGACAACTTTGAGCTGCTTTTTCCCACCAACCTGCACACCCCCCTCTTTAAACCCTGCATTAATGTGGGGCTGATTTAATTACAATTTGTACTAACAATATGCATGAGAATAGATATTAGAAACTGACATTGGAAAAGTATAGTTGCTAGAgtgatttgattttcttcctatcaAGATTTTCCTTATCATAACAATTGCAACAtcttttcaataaagaaaataaatttgcgagtaatatttttgaaaaatcaataaacattGGCAATTTTCACTGGTGTTTGAATTATTTCTTGGCTTAGCTGAGGAAAGAGGATAAGGACAAGTAagttgggagggagagaggattgGAAAAGGCTCAAAGTTTGAGTGGGGTCCTGAATATTCCAGGGGTAGAGGCAGGTCAGTGGGTGATGGGGtagggagagatggaaagagtaTGGAAACAGTTGGGGTGAAGGGAGACTGGGTGAGGTATGGAGGGATTAGAGGGAGGATAGAGGGAAAGTTAAGCAGAGGGTTTGGAAGAGACTGAGAGGAGGTTGGAAAGCATTCGGGGGAGGGCTAGGGTGGTAtgagggcaggggtgaggggaggaggaagttgCTACAAAAATTAGGGGAGAGCTGACAGAGATACTAAACACTTTGAAAGCAAACTTCTTGGACTTCATAAGTTAaccaaacacagaaagacaatggAGAAGTTAATAAGACCCCTCAGTGACCTAGCTTTCCAGATAAACTGACATGATCTTATTCCCTGCACCAGGGAAATTTGCCCTGGACCTCATGCCTGTTAATCTTCTCTTGCTGGTGCAGAGGAGTGGGGTGGCAGGAATCAGCTTTCAATGCATGGAGATCATTAGTAGCCAACTGTACCTCTCCTACATAAACAGGATGCCCTGCCCTGCTCGCCATGCTGCTTGCATGACACACAGGGAGAGCCAAGTCAAGGAAAGGAACTTATGTCTTTATGGACCTGAGTGGGACTAGTGTCCTAACTTAaatcacacacgcacacacacaatctaCAAGGTGGGGGGTAGGGAATGGGTGGGATCTCCAGGTGAGATAATGAGGAGTAATAAAAGCAGACTCTAATgtgtttcctctgtgttttcaACTCTATTTTGGGAGTCTCTTTTGGAGGCCTCTTGAAGGAGATTCTGCCTCTTACTTAGACAAACAAATACACGATCATAACCCTAGAAGAAGATAGGTGAGGAACTTACCATTCATTGAGCCCCTAATAtgttccagctataaaataaggCATGTTATTCACATTAATTATCTCATTATTCTTCAGAACAACCCAGTAAATTAGGTATGTTTGCTCGCTCTTTATCAATGAGCAAAGAGAGTCCCAGTGAGGCTAGtgcacttgcccaaagtcacaaagctagtaagtagcagaggtCTGTTTGGCCTCCAAAGCCTGTGCCCTTTCCCCCACAGCATGCCAATCTCCCCAATGCAGTGGTGAGGGCTAAACAAGATTGTGGCAGCAGAGAGCTAAGAGAGATAACcctaaaaaggatggaaaaactcagaataaaaatTGCAGGGACCATTTCGATAGTACTTCTGTTTCTCCAATTCCCTTGATCTTCCCTCCAAACCCCTCACCACCCTATACACTGCCAAACTTCCCTTTTCATCTCTTGGAGGATTTCCTTTGGTTTAACTAATGGCACAGCCCCCTT
This window encodes:
- the RTL3 gene encoding retrotransposon Gag-like protein 3, with protein sequence MVEDLAASYIALKLENEILQAQVQQLMEENAALQAQMPQLQEPQADKEDEPLQKPSEAQEPQKPPESLDPSAALEPQEPPEIEAPQKPKEPQKTPVAQENQKPLELPAAPESLEPPATREPQAPPTVHGLSAAWESQKPPEVKEAQEPPNTQKSQNLEPQDPSNAQEPQEAPECQETSTYLEPLELLAPQEPLQPRVLQDPLDPSDAQEFLELSAPQESLEGLIAIETSAASVFSRSRRGLKAGAFPLEYPLACSGDALKPPEFLVQLSSYMRVRGHLYPTKAALVSFVGNRYSGEAGKWFQPLVDIQSPLLEQFESFIQVLQGTCDKPENMEGANHSIRQLCQGDNPVHQYATHFPLIAQELNWDESTLCIQFQEGLASSSQDELSRTSPATNLSGLITLCIKLEEKLRDKPDPNREGASPSEARAGPESPPAENQPVQPASNRPHLSEAERARRREGHLCLYCGRPGHFARDCPVKPHRAQPAGNIEARR